From a single Proteiniborus ethanoligenes genomic region:
- a CDS encoding DMT family transporter — translation MKNKTKGVILMIFSSLCFALMAAAVKSVPEISISQKMFFRNSVTLVVASVMILKKKKSFVGKNKKGLLMRSILGLLGIAGNYYAISKLPLAESEILNKTSSFFVIILAGIFLKEKITRKQIYAIILAFVGALFVIKPRLDFSILPALIGLSGAFFAGAAYTMVRYLNRTDSPDTIVFYFGLISTLAVIPMMLLDGFVLSGVPQLLKLLSVGIFAAAAQIFMAYAYSFASASELSIYLFINIVFSLLIGFAIWGELPDIFSLFGGLVIILSGYINYRLNIRENGLSQRIL, via the coding sequence ATGAAAAATAAAACAAAAGGTGTAATACTTATGATATTTTCATCCCTTTGTTTTGCTTTAATGGCTGCAGCTGTCAAGTCAGTTCCAGAAATAAGCATATCTCAAAAAATGTTTTTCAGAAACTCTGTAACTCTAGTAGTTGCAAGCGTTATGATATTGAAAAAGAAAAAATCCTTTGTAGGGAAAAATAAAAAAGGATTGCTTATGAGAAGTATTCTAGGCTTATTAGGCATAGCAGGAAATTATTATGCCATTTCTAAACTACCACTTGCTGAATCAGAAATACTAAATAAAACATCTTCCTTCTTTGTTATAATACTTGCTGGAATATTTTTAAAAGAAAAAATAACAAGAAAACAAATTTATGCAATAATATTAGCCTTTGTTGGAGCCTTATTTGTAATAAAGCCTAGATTAGACTTTTCTATATTACCAGCCTTGATTGGCTTATCAGGTGCATTTTTTGCAGGAGCAGCTTATACAATGGTAAGATATTTAAATCGTACAGATAGTCCTGATACTATAGTCTTTTACTTTGGGTTAATATCTACTTTGGCAGTAATACCTATGATGCTTTTAGATGGTTTTGTACTATCTGGAGTCCCACAGCTATTAAAGCTATTATCAGTAGGTATATTTGCTGCTGCTGCCCAGATATTTATGGCATACGCATATAGCTTTGCATCAGCCAGTGAACTCTCCATATATTTATTTATAAACATAGTGTTTTCTTTATTAATTGGATTTGCTATTTGGGGTGAACTACCTGATATTTTCAGTTTATTTGGAGGCCTAGTTATTATATTGTCAGGGTATATAAATTATAGGTTAAATATAAGAGAAAATGGGCTGTCACAAAGAATATTATGA
- a CDS encoding purine-cytosine permease family protein, translated as MAESLNGKTVVENKGTENAFNPVPDSERKSLISLTFVLAGYPIALSNFVIGGAVGVGMTFPKAVMTLLVGNGVLMAIVLATGYMAFKTGLSTSFLSRRAFGKRGSSIFSILLAISSVTWISLNGDIFARLIKSTFSWWTLPVSITAIICIALWTQSAIRGYKGLEIISFLGVPAALVLSLVGVFAVGRATGGFGEVLSYIPAKPISFAAATSSIIGGWVFGATITPDVCRFAKSTRDLVIAGIAAFSIGCLGLQFAGALVAISTGNGDFTVAMAALGLSLVAFFAAIFCLWTTQDNNIYGASLAIQNILEETKLKGKIQHKHIALVIAGLAAVFAALGIYKHILPIIQFLSLLIPPVSGLIIGEEFFVKNSKEKLNVNAIALVSWLIAGVASYISLKADVFVPPIVGIVTSCLVYVILSKLFDKKVKSA; from the coding sequence TTGGCTGAGAGTCTTAATGGAAAAACAGTAGTAGAAAACAAAGGTACAGAAAACGCTTTCAATCCGGTTCCAGATTCTGAAAGAAAATCATTAATAAGCCTTACTTTTGTACTTGCAGGCTACCCAATTGCACTATCAAACTTTGTTATAGGTGGTGCTGTTGGAGTAGGGATGACATTTCCTAAAGCTGTAATGACACTTCTAGTAGGAAATGGTGTTCTTATGGCAATAGTATTAGCTACTGGATACATGGCATTTAAAACTGGATTATCTACTTCTTTCTTATCTAGAAGAGCCTTCGGTAAAAGAGGCTCAAGTATATTTTCAATTCTGTTGGCTATTTCTTCTGTAACATGGATTTCATTAAATGGGGATATATTTGCTAGATTAATAAAAAGCACCTTCTCATGGTGGACCTTGCCAGTATCAATTACTGCAATTATATGTATAGCATTATGGACCCAATCTGCAATTAGAGGGTATAAAGGTCTAGAAATAATTAGCTTTTTAGGTGTGCCTGCGGCATTAGTATTATCTTTAGTAGGAGTTTTTGCAGTTGGTAGGGCTACTGGAGGTTTTGGTGAAGTACTTAGCTATATACCAGCTAAGCCTATTTCATTTGCTGCAGCTACATCTTCTATTATAGGCGGTTGGGTATTTGGTGCTACTATTACTCCGGATGTTTGTAGATTTGCTAAAAGTACAAGAGATTTGGTTATAGCGGGAATTGCTGCATTTTCTATAGGATGCTTAGGCTTACAGTTTGCAGGAGCATTAGTTGCTATATCTACAGGAAATGGGGACTTTACAGTAGCAATGGCTGCACTAGGTCTTTCTTTAGTAGCTTTCTTTGCAGCAATATTCTGTTTATGGACTACTCAAGATAATAATATTTACGGTGCAAGCTTAGCTATTCAAAACATATTAGAAGAGACTAAATTAAAGGGTAAGATACAGCACAAGCATATAGCATTAGTTATAGCAGGATTAGCAGCTGTATTTGCAGCACTTGGAATATACAAGCACATACTTCCTATAATCCAATTTTTATCATTGTTAATACCACCAGTTTCAGGATTAATTATTGGAGAAGAGTTTTTCGTTAAGAATTCAAAAGAAAAATTAAATGTTAATGCAATTGCTCTTGTCTCATGGCTTATAGCAGGAGTAGCTAGTTATATATCATTAAAGGCAGATGTTTTTGTTCCGCCAATAGTAGGTATAGTAACAAGCTGTTTAGTATATGTAATACTTAGTAAACTATTTGATAAAAAGGTCAAATCAGCATAA
- a CDS encoding DNA-3-methyladenine glycosylase family protein, translated as MKYNLNTEGNKVIMKNLKHFEPKHVFECGQCFRWEIEEDGSYTGVAYGKILNVRKDGEDIVFSNTSLEDFEEIWIDYFDLNRDYGEIKNKLSKDPILKEAIGFGHGIRILKQDEWEMLISFIISANNRIPMIKKAIGLLSESYGEYIGEYNGRKYYSFPTAESLKDKSIEEIEGCKVGFRAKYILNSANMVCNKEIYIYGLKDLSTEASRNELMKFAGVGPKVSDCIMLFSMNKYDAFPIDVWVKRVMEYFYLKEDTSLKKIQEYGRDKFGEYAGYAQQYLFYYARELGIGK; from the coding sequence ATGAAATATAATTTGAATACCGAAGGTAATAAAGTAATTATGAAAAACCTAAAGCATTTTGAACCAAAGCATGTTTTTGAATGTGGACAATGCTTTAGATGGGAGATAGAAGAAGACGGAAGTTATACGGGAGTAGCTTACGGAAAGATTTTAAATGTTAGAAAAGATGGAGAGGATATTGTCTTCTCAAATACAAGCTTAGAGGACTTTGAAGAAATATGGATAGATTATTTTGATTTAAATAGAGATTATGGAGAAATAAAGAATAAACTATCTAAGGATCCAATATTAAAAGAAGCCATAGGTTTTGGTCATGGTATAAGAATATTAAAGCAAGATGAATGGGAAATGCTTATATCCTTTATTATATCTGCAAACAACAGGATACCTATGATAAAAAAAGCCATTGGTCTATTAAGTGAAAGCTATGGAGAATATATTGGAGAATATAATGGGAGAAAATATTATAGCTTTCCAACAGCAGAAAGTTTAAAGGATAAAAGCATAGAAGAAATTGAAGGCTGTAAGGTAGGCTTTAGAGCAAAGTATATATTAAACAGTGCTAACATGGTATGTAACAAAGAAATTTATATTTATGGACTTAAAGACCTTTCAACAGAGGCTTCGAGAAACGAATTAATGAAATTTGCAGGTGTAGGTCCAAAGGTTTCTGATTGTATTATGTTATTTTCAATGAATAAATATGATGCATTTCCAATAGATGTTTGGGTTAAAAGGGTTATGGAGTACTTCTACTTGAAAGAGGATACTAGTCTTAAAAAAATACAAGAATACGGAAGGGATAAATTCGGAGAATACGCAGGATATGCCCAGCAATACCTTTTCTATTATGCCAGAGAGCTGGGGATAGGGAAATAG
- a CDS encoding DUF554 domain-containing protein encodes MIGNLANAFAIILGSIIGIFLKDRFKENYKDIIMNGIGLSVLVIGISGAIKTENMLLVVISLVVGSIIGEWLKIENKLQNIGNIIESKVGAGTSNISNGFVTASLIYCVGAMAIVGALESGLTGNNQTLFIKSILDGVTSIIFASTLGIGVAFSSLSVLVYQGLITLTANTMKIFLTEGVITEMSAVGGILIMGIGINLLGLKKIKIGNMLPSIFIPIIYFIFTLVINRLF; translated from the coding sequence GTGATAGGAAATTTAGCAAATGCTTTTGCAATAATTCTAGGAAGTATTATAGGTATATTTTTAAAGGATAGATTTAAAGAGAATTATAAAGATATAATAATGAACGGCATAGGGCTTTCTGTATTAGTTATAGGTATTAGTGGCGCTATAAAAACAGAGAATATGTTATTAGTGGTCATAAGCTTAGTAGTGGGAAGTATAATAGGAGAATGGCTAAAGATAGAAAACAAGCTTCAAAATATAGGCAATATTATTGAAAGCAAAGTAGGTGCAGGAACATCAAATATTTCAAATGGATTTGTTACAGCATCTCTAATATATTGTGTTGGAGCTATGGCAATAGTAGGAGCATTAGAAAGTGGACTTACTGGAAATAATCAGACTCTCTTTATTAAATCTATTTTAGACGGAGTCACTTCTATTATATTTGCTTCTACCTTAGGCATTGGAGTAGCATTTTCATCCCTATCAGTTCTAGTATACCAAGGACTTATTACATTAACTGCTAACACAATGAAGATTTTCTTAACAGAGGGAGTAATTACAGAAATGTCTGCTGTTGGAGGAATTCTAATTATGGGCATAGGCATTAACCTTTTAGGACTTAAAAAAATTAAAATAGGTAATATGCTTCCTTCAATATTTATTCCTATTATATATTTCATTTTTACCCTAGTAATTAATAGATTATTTTAG
- a CDS encoding co-chaperone GroES, giving the protein MNIKPLGDRVVIKKVEVEEKTKSGIVLPSSAKEQPQIAEVVAVGAGITEDEKKKDEIKVGDKVIFSKYAGTEIKVDEVEYTIVKLADILAVVQ; this is encoded by the coding sequence ATGAATATTAAACCATTAGGCGACAGAGTAGTTATTAAAAAGGTAGAAGTTGAAGAAAAAACTAAGAGTGGTATAGTACTTCCAAGCTCAGCTAAAGAGCAGCCACAAATAGCAGAGGTTGTAGCTGTAGGAGCTGGAATCACTGAGGACGAAAAGAAAAAAGATGAAATTAAAGTAGGCGACAAGGTTATATTCTCTAAATATGCAGGAACTGAAATTAAGGTTGATGAAGTTGAGTACACAATAGTTAAGCTTGCTGATATATTAGCAGTTGTTCAATAG